A stretch of Plasmodium knowlesi strain H genome assembly, chromosome: 1 DNA encodes these proteins:
- a CDS encoding plasmepsin X, putative, producing MKDTKVLRTLLCGALFLLHLCQDARCHKVYKVGPEPIPCSQCKDLRECSACLFEEEESPYAIHLKLNKNKPNDHSNLKKHHDSLKLGGVKYYVKRGEGISGSLGNPLGNTMDDIDSINEEIQNRRKESAGGGRNFIEMSNYKKDSLSDYFSGVQKHAHSEVGRVNMGDEKGRRENEGGEGGEGHASEHADRVERNFIDLKNTNAVVEQTEENVFLIPLKHLRDSQFVGKLLVGVPPQEIHPIFDTGSTNLWVVTTDCEEKSCKKVQRYNPYKSKTFRRSFIGKNLHIVFGSGSISGSIGKETFVLGNHTVRNQTFGLVESESNDSLNGDNIFDYIDFEGIVGLGFPEMLSAGKVSFFDNLLKQNKNLSPQFSFYISPDDNTSTFIIGGLSKSFYQGSIYMLPVIKEYYWEVELDGIYVGEKKICCEEKSYAIFDTGTSYNTMPSAQIKNFFDVVPSVACTEENYQDVLKNYPIIKYVFGDLIIELMPEEYMILNEDNCIPAYMQIDVPSEKNHAYLLGSLAFMRHYYTVFVRGVNGKPSMVGVAKAKSAASAVN from the coding sequence ATGAAGGACACCAAAGTGTTAAGGACGCTCCTCTGTGGAGCTTTGTTTTTACTCCACTTATGCCAGGATGCCAGATGCCACAAGGTGTATAAGGTTGGCCCAGAACCCATCCCTTGTTCACAATGCAAAGACTTACGTGAATGTAGTGCGTGTCTgtttgaagaggaagaatctCCATATGCTATCCACTTGAAGCTAAACAAGAACAAGCCAAATGACCATAGCAATTTGAAGAAGCATCACGATTCGCTGAAGCTCGGCGGTGTGAAGTACTACGTGAAGaggggagaaggaatttCTGGCAGTTTAGGTAACCCGTTGGGGAATACCATGGATGATATAGATAGCATTAACGAAGAGATCCAGAACAGGAGGAAGGAGAGCGccggaggaggaaggaacttCATTGAAATGAGCAATTATAAGAAGGATAGCCTATCAGATTACTTTTCGGGTGTGCAGAAGCATGCGCACTCGGAGGTGGGGAGAGTAAACATGGGGgatgaaaagggaaggagggaGAACGAAGGAGGTGAGGGAGGTGAGGGACATGCGAGTGAGCACGCCGACAGAGTGGAAAGGAATTTCATCGACCTGAAGAACACAAACGCAGTGGTGGAACAAACAGAAGAGAATGTCTTTCTAATCCCGTTAAAGCATTTGCGAGATAGCCAATTCGTAGGAAAACTTTTAGTTGGTGTACCCCCACAGGAGATCCACCCCATCTTCGACACGGGAAGTACGAATTTGTGGGTCGTTACAACAGATTGTGAAGAGAAATCTTGCAAAAAAGTTCAGAGGTATAATCCGTATAAATCGAAAACATTTAGGAGATCATTTATCGGGAAGAATCTTCACATCGTTTTCGGATCGGGTTCTATTTCAGGATCCATTGGCAAAGAAACTTTCGTCTTGGGAAACCACACAGTACGAAATCAGACATTTGGATTGGTGGAGAGTGAATCTAACGACAGCTTAAATGGAGATAATATTTTTGACTATATAGACTTTGAAGGTATTGTAGGTCTTGGCTTTCCAGAAATGTTGTCTGCAGGAAaggtttcctttttcgacAACTTACTAAAGCAGAACAAAAATCTCTCCCCGCAGTTTTCCTTCTACATTTCTCCAGATGACAACACCTCTACTTTTATAATAGGTGGTTTGAGTAAATCTTTTTACCAAGGTAGCATATATATGCTGCCTGTTATTAAGGAATATTATTGGGAAGTGGAGTTGGATGGAATTTACGtaggggagaagaaaatttgttGTGAGGAGAAGAGCTACGCGATTTTTGATACAGGGACATCATACAACACTATGCCGAGTGCACAGATAAAAAACTTCTTTGATGTAGTTCCTTCTGTCGCTTGTACGGAAGAGAATTATCAGGATGTCCTTAAAAATTATCCGATCATTAAGTATGTCTTTGGCGACTTGATCATAGAACTCATGCCTGAGGAATACATGATTTTGAATGAGGACAACTGCATTCCGGCTTACATGCAGATTGATGTTCCATCGGAGAAGAATCACGCGTATCTGCTCGGAAGTTTAGCCTTCATGCGACATTACTATACGGTATTCGTGCGTGGCGTGAACGGCAAGCCTTCCATGGTGGGTGTCGCCAAGGCCAAGTCGGCCGCATCAGCTGTGAATTGA